A DNA window from Streptococcus parapneumoniae contains the following coding sequences:
- a CDS encoding CapA family protein, producing the protein MQRRQDRNQGGLAFRFMKGLVNFFRSYRKWSNKGFVAVLLLAVALSMGLVLLFESFQGMPLTSQKRDTISQEGTKQKSQEQEEEKSARIMANGDLLYHDGLFFSAKKEDGTYDFHENFEYVTPWLKQADLAIGDFEGTINKDHYLAGYPLFNAPAEVMDAIKDAGYHVLDLAHNHILDSQIEGVISTADIIEKAGITPIGVYTHEPRDQAPLVIKEVNGIKVALLAYSYGFNGIEQYISQEDYNRYLSDLNEDKMKAEIERAEKEADITIIMPQMGVEYRLEPTEEQKALYHKMIDWGADIIFGGHPHVVEPSETVEKDGEKKLIIYSMGNFISNQRIESMGDEENAKWTERGVLMDVTIKKKDGKTTIGTAKAHPTWVNRTPKGTFSPEGYPLYHYQTYILEDFIEGGSHRDQLDEATKERIDTAYKEMNEHVGLKWD; encoded by the coding sequence ATGCAAAGAAGACAAGATAGAAATCAGGGTGGTTTAGCTTTTCGTTTTATGAAGGGCTTGGTAAACTTTTTTAGGAGTTATCGCAAGTGGAGCAATAAAGGATTTGTGGCGGTACTCTTGCTAGCAGTTGCTTTATCAATGGGCTTGGTCTTGTTGTTTGAAAGTTTCCAAGGCATGCCTCTGACCAGTCAAAAACGAGATACTATTTCTCAAGAGGGGACTAAACAAAAGTCTCAGGAGCAGGAAGAGGAAAAATCTGCCAGAATTATGGCCAACGGAGATTTGCTCTACCACGATGGACTTTTCTTTTCAGCTAAAAAAGAAGACGGTACCTATGACTTTCATGAAAATTTTGAGTATGTGACTCCTTGGCTCAAGCAAGCAGATTTAGCTATTGGTGATTTTGAAGGAACCATCAATAAGGATCATTATTTAGCGGGTTATCCTCTCTTTAATGCTCCTGCTGAAGTTATGGATGCCATTAAGGATGCGGGTTATCATGTGCTGGATTTAGCTCATAATCATATTTTGGATTCGCAAATTGAGGGAGTTATTTCAACGGCCGATATTATTGAGAAAGCTGGAATCACTCCAATCGGAGTTTATACGCATGAACCACGTGATCAGGCTCCGCTGGTCATTAAGGAAGTGAATGGTATCAAGGTTGCACTGTTAGCCTATTCCTATGGTTTCAATGGAATTGAGCAGTATATTTCTCAGGAAGACTATAATCGTTATCTTTCAGATTTAAACGAAGATAAGATGAAGGCTGAAATTGAACGGGCTGAGAAGGAAGCGGATATTACCATTATCATGCCTCAAATGGGTGTGGAGTATCGCTTGGAACCAACTGAAGAACAAAAGGCTCTTTATCACAAGATGATTGATTGGGGAGCTGATATTATCTTTGGAGGGCATCCTCACGTTGTTGAACCATCTGAAACGGTTGAAAAAGATGGAGAAAAGAAACTCATTATCTATTCAATGGGGAACTTCATTTCCAATCAACGGATTGAATCTATGGGAGATGAAGAAAATGCTAAGTGGACTGAACGTGGCGTTCTCATGGATGTGACCATTAAGAAGAAGGATGGAAAAACAACTATCGGAACAGCTAAAGCTCATCCTACTTGGGTCAATCGAACACCAAAGGGAACTTTTTCACCAGAAGGATATCCCCTATATCATTATCAAACCTATATCTTAGAAGATTTTATCGAGGGTGGTAGTCATCGTGACCAGTTAGACGAAGCGACTAAGGAACGAATTGATACAGCCTACAAAGAAATGAACGAACATGTGGGATTGAAGTGGGATTAG
- a CDS encoding HAD family hydrolase: MMIKVIATDMDGTLLDARGQLDLPRLEKILDQLDQKGIRFVIATGNEIHRMRQLLEHLVDRVVLVVANGARIFENNELIQAQTWDDAIVDKALAHFKGRECQNQFVVTGMKGGFVKEGTIFTDLESFMTPEMIEKFYQRMQFVDELTSDLFGGVLKMSMVVGEERLSSVLEEINDLFDGRVRAVSSGYGCIDILQAGIHKAWGLEELLKRWDLKAQQIMAFGDSENDVEMLEMAGIAYAMENADDKAKAVATALAPANSQGGVYQVLENWLEKGE; encoded by the coding sequence ATGATGATTAAAGTAATTGCGACAGATATGGATGGGACCTTGCTGGATGCTAGAGGCCAGCTGGATCTCCCACGATTGGAAAAGATTTTAGATCAGTTGGATCAAAAGGGTATTCGTTTTGTCATCGCGACGGGCAATGAAATTCACCGCATGAGGCAACTACTGGAGCACTTGGTGGATCGAGTGGTTCTGGTTGTTGCCAACGGTGCTCGTATTTTTGAAAACAATGAACTGATTCAGGCTCAGACTTGGGATGATGCCATTGTTGATAAGGCTTTGGCTCATTTCAAGGGTCGAGAGTGTCAGAACCAGTTTGTTGTAACGGGGATGAAGGGTGGTTTCGTCAAGGAAGGTACCATTTTTACAGACCTTGAAAGTTTTATGACTCCAGAAATGATTGAAAAATTCTATCAACGGATGCAGTTTGTGGACGAATTAACCTCTGACCTCTTTGGTGGTGTGCTCAAGATGAGTATGGTTGTTGGTGAGGAACGTTTGAGTTCGGTCTTGGAAGAAATCAATGACCTCTTTGATGGCCGTGTTCGGGCTGTATCGAGTGGCTATGGTTGCATTGATATCCTCCAAGCTGGAATTCATAAAGCATGGGGCTTGGAAGAATTACTCAAGCGTTGGGACTTGAAAGCCCAACAAATCATGGCTTTTGGTGATAGTGAAAATGATGTTGAAATGCTTGAAATGGCTGGAATTGCCTATGCGATGGAAAATGCTGATGACAAAGCCAAAGCTGTGGCGACTGCTCTAGCGCCAGCCAACAGCCAAGGAGGAGTTTATCAAGTCTTGGAAAACTGGTTAGAAAAAGGAGAATGA
- a CDS encoding SGNH/GDSL hydrolase family protein, translated as MAVQLLENWLLKEQEKIQTKYRHLNQVSVVEPDILFIGDSIVEYYPLQELFGTAKTIVNRGIRGYQTELLLENLDAHLYGGAVDKIVLLIGTNDIGKDMPLNEALNNLEVFIQSIARDYPLAEIKLLSILPVNEGEEYKQTVYIRTNEKIQKWNQAYQELASTYMQVEFVPVFDSLTDQVGQLKKDYTTDGLHLSVAGYQVLTKALKDYLY; from the coding sequence GTGGCAGTACAGTTATTAGAAAATTGGTTACTAAAGGAACAAGAAAAAATCCAAACCAAGTATCGTCACCTAAATCAGGTTTCTGTTGTAGAGCCAGACATTCTTTTTATTGGGGATTCCATTGTCGAGTATTATCCTCTGCAGGAACTATTTGGGACTGCAAAGACGATTGTCAATCGAGGTATTCGAGGTTATCAGACAGAGCTGTTACTTGAGAACCTCGATGCGCATCTGTACGGTGGAGCAGTAGATAAAATTGTCCTTCTGATTGGGACGAACGATATTGGAAAAGATATGCCTTTGAATGAGGCTCTCAATAATCTCGAAGTGTTCATTCAATCCATTGCTCGCGATTATCCACTGGCAGAGATAAAATTGCTTTCCATTTTGCCAGTCAATGAGGGAGAGGAGTACAAGCAGACAGTCTATATCCGCACGAATGAAAAAATTCAGAAATGGAATCAAGCCTATCAAGAGCTTGCTTCTACCTATATGCAGGTAGAATTTGTGCCAGTTTTTGATAGTTTGACAGATCAGGTAGGCCAACTCAAAAAAGACTATACTACTGATGGGCTGCACCTCAGTGTTGCCGGTTATCAGGTTTTGACCAAAGCCTTGAAAGACTATCTTTACTAA
- a CDS encoding CppA N-terminal domain-containing protein, translated as MNVNQIVRIIPTLKVNNRKLNETFYIETLGMKVLLEESAFLSLGDQTGLEKLVLEEAPSMRTRKVEGRKKLARLIIKVENPLEIEGLLSKTNSIHRLYKGQHGYAFEIYSPEDDLILIHAEDDRASLVEVGEKPEFQTDLESISLSKFEISMELHLPTDVDSFLELSEIGTSLDFIPAQGQDLTVDSTVTWDLSMLKFLVNELDLASLCQRFESTEYFIPKSEKFFLGKDRNNVELWFEEV; from the coding sequence ATGAATGTAAATCAGATTGTACGGATTATTCCTACTTTAAAAGTTAATAATAGAAAATTAAATGAAACATTTTATATTGAAACCCTTGGTATGAAGGTCTTGTTAGAGGAGTCAGCCTTTCTGTCACTAGGTGATCAAACAGGTCTTGAGAAGCTGGTTTTGGAAGAAGCTCCCAGTATGCGTACTCGTAAGGTAGAGGGAAGAAAAAAACTGGCCAGATTGATTATCAAGGTGGAAAATCCCTTGGAAATTGAAGGACTCTTATCTAAAACGAATTCGATTCATCGATTATATAAAGGTCAACATGGCTACGCTTTTGAAATTTACTCGCCAGAAGATGATTTGATTTTGATTCATGCGGAAGATGATAGAGCAAGTCTAGTAGAAGTAGGAGAAAAGCCAGAATTTCAAACAGATCTGGAGTCAATTTCTTTAAGTAAATTTGAAATTTCTATGGAATTACACCTCCCAACGGATGTAGATAGTTTCTTGGAACTATCTGAAATTGGGACATCCCTTGATTTTATCCCAGCACAGGGGCAGGATTTGACTGTGGACAGTACGGTTACCTGGGACTTGTCTATGCTCAAGTTCTTGGTAAATGAATTAGATTTAGCCAGTCTGTGCCAGAGGTTTGAGTCTACAGAATATTTTATTCCTAAGTCTGAAAAATTCTTCCTTGGTAAAGATAGAAATAATGTTGAATTGTGGTTTGAAGAAGTATGA
- a CDS encoding serine hydrolase domain-containing protein, which translates to MKWTKIIKKIEEQIEAGIYPGASFAYFKDNQWTEFYLGQSDPEHGLQTEAGLVYDLASVSKVVGVGTVFTFLWEIGQLDIDRLVIDFLPESDYPDITIRQLLTHATDLDPFIPNRDLLTASELKEAMFHLNRRSQPAFLYSDVHFLLLGFILEKIFNQNLDVILQEQVLKPWGMKETQFGPVELAVPTVRGVEAGMVHDPKACLLGRHAGSAGLFSTVKDLQIFLEHYLGDDFARDLSQNFSPLDDKERSLAWNLEGDWLDHTGYTGTFIMWNRQKREAAIFLSNRTYEKDERAQWILDRNQVMDLIRKEE; encoded by the coding sequence ATGAAGTGGACCAAGATTATTAAAAAAATAGAAGAACAAATCGAGGCAGGGATTTATCCCGGAGCCTCTTTTGCGTATTTTAAGGACAATCAATGGACTGAGTTCTATTTAGGCCAGAGTGACCCAGAGCATGGCTTGCAGACAGAGGCAGGACTGGTTTATGACCTAGCCAGTGTTAGCAAGGTTGTTGGCGTTGGCACCGTTTTTACCTTCTTGTGGGAAATAGGTCAATTAGATATTGATAGACTGGTAATAGATTTTTTACCTGAGAGTGATTATCCAGACATCACTATTCGCCAGCTCTTGACTCACGCAACAGATCTTGATCCGTTTATTCCCAATCGAGACCTTTTAACAGCTTCTGAATTAAAGGAAGCGATGTTTCATCTCAATAGACGAAGTCAGCCAGCCTTTCTTTATTCGGATGTCCATTTTTTGCTGTTAGGTTTTATCTTGGAAAAAATCTTTAATCAAAACTTGGATGTGATTTTACAAGAACAAGTTTTGAAACCTTGGGGAATGAAGGAAACCCAGTTTGGGCCGGTTGAGCTCGCTGTTCCAACAGTTAGAGGTGTAGAGGCAGGAATGGTACATGATCCAAAAGCTTGTCTCCTGGGCAGACATGCTGGTAGTGCTGGTTTATTTTCGACTGTAAAGGATTTACAAATCTTTTTAGAACACTATTTAGGAGATGATTTTGCAAGAGACTTGAGTCAAAATTTTTCACCTTTGGATGACAAGGAACGTTCTTTAGCATGGAATTTGGAAGGAGATTGGCTAGACCATACGGGCTATACAGGTACCTTTATCATGTGGAATCGTCAGAAGCGAGAAGCGGCCATTTTCCTATCGAATCGTACCTATGAAAAGGATGAGAGGGCTCAGTGGATTTTAGACCGTAATCAAGTGATGGACTTGATTCGCAAAGAAGAGTAA
- a CDS encoding DMT family transporter: protein MSNSLKGTLLTVVAGIAWGLSGTSGQYLMAHGISALVLTNLRLLIAGGILMLLAYATAKDKMLAFLTDRKSLLSLLIFALIGLFLNQFAYLTAIQETNAGTATVLQYVCPVGILIYSCIKDKVAPTLGEIISIILAIGGTFLIATHGQLEQLSITPSGLFWGLFSALTYALYIILPIALIKKWGSSLVIGVGMVIAGLVALPFTGILQATIPTSLDFLLAFAGIILIGTVFTYTAFLKGASLIGPVKSSLLASIEPISAVFFAFLIMNEQFYPIDFLGMAMILFAVTLISLKDLLLEK, encoded by the coding sequence ATGTCAAACAGTTTAAAAGGGACTTTATTAACAGTTGTGGCTGGGATTGCTTGGGGCTTGTCAGGAACGAGTGGCCAATACCTGATGGCACACGGAATTTCGGCTCTGGTTTTGACCAACTTGCGTCTTTTAATCGCTGGTGGAATTCTCATGCTCTTGGCTTATGCCACTGCAAAAGATAAAATGCTGGCCTTTTTAACGGATAGAAAGAGTTTGCTGTCTCTTCTTATTTTTGCTCTAATTGGTCTCTTCCTCAATCAATTTGCCTATCTAACTGCTATTCAGGAAACCAATGCAGGTACTGCAACAGTGCTTCAGTATGTTTGTCCTGTCGGAATTTTGATTTATAGCTGTATCAAGGATAAGGTGGCTCCGACGCTAGGAGAAATTATTTCCATCATATTAGCCATTGGAGGGACCTTCCTGATCGCCACTCATGGGCAGTTGGAGCAGTTATCTATTACACCTTCTGGCTTATTCTGGGGGCTCTTTTCTGCTCTGACTTACGCTCTTTATATCATTTTGCCCATAGCCTTGATTAAGAAGTGGGGGAGTAGTTTGGTCATTGGTGTGGGAATGGTCATAGCAGGTTTGGTCGCCCTTCCTTTTACAGGGATTCTACAGGCAACTATCCCAACAAGTCTTGATTTTCTCCTTGCTTTTGCGGGCATTATCCTTATTGGAACTGTCTTTACCTATACAGCCTTTCTAAAAGGAGCCAGTCTGATAGGACCGGTTAAGTCAAGCTTGTTGGCTTCGATTGAGCCAATATCGGCGGTTTTCTTTGCCTTTCTAATTATGAATGAACAATTTTATCCTATTGATTTTCTTGGTATGGCAATGATATTGTTTGCTGTAACTCTGATTTCTTTGAAAGATTTACTCTTAGAAAAATAA
- a CDS encoding GntR family transcriptional regulator, with translation MLPAYMKIHDQIKKDIDEHRWAIGERLPSERDLAEQFEVSRMTLRQAVSLLVEEGVLERRVGSGTFVSSTRVQEKMRGTTSFTEIVKSQGKVPSSQLISYRKTIPNEQEVAKLGISPTENIIRMERVRYADQVPLVYEVASIPEKFIKDFKKEEITSHFFQTLQKHGYRIGKSQQTIYARLAKEKIAHYLEVEKGHAILGLTQVSYLEDGTAFEYVKSQYVGERFEFYLENN, from the coding sequence ATGCTACCCGCTTATATGAAAATCCACGATCAGATTAAAAAGGATATTGACGAACATCGTTGGGCTATTGGGGAGAGGCTTCCTAGTGAAAGAGATTTAGCAGAGCAGTTTGAGGTCAGTCGTATGACCCTCCGCCAAGCCGTATCTCTATTAGTTGAAGAAGGTGTTCTGGAGCGCAGAGTTGGAAGTGGCACCTTTGTATCCAGTACACGTGTACAAGAAAAGATGCGAGGGACAACCAGTTTTACTGAAATTGTTAAGTCCCAAGGTAAAGTTCCCTCTAGCCAGCTCATTTCTTACAGAAAAACCATCCCCAATGAGCAAGAAGTTGCTAAGTTAGGCATTTCTCCAACGGAAAATATTATCCGAATGGAGCGGGTCCGCTATGCCGACCAAGTTCCTCTGGTTTATGAAGTGGCTTCTATTCCTGAAAAATTCATTAAGGACTTTAAAAAAGAAGAAATCACCAGTCATTTCTTCCAAACCTTGCAAAAACATGGCTACCGTATTGGCAAATCTCAACAGACCATTTATGCTCGCCTTGCTAAGGAAAAAATCGCCCACTATTTAGAAGTTGAAAAAGGACATGCTATTCTTGGTCTGACTCAGGTTTCCTACCTAGAAGATGGAACTGCTTTTGAATACGTAAAAAGTCAGTATGTAGGCGAACGTTTTGAATTTTATCTTGAAAATAATTAA
- the guaA gene encoding glutamine-hydrolyzing GMP synthase encodes MSNISTDLQDVEKIIVLDYGSQYNQLISRRIREIGVFSELKSHKISATEVREINPVGIILSGGPNSVYEDGSFDIDPEIFELGIPILGICYGMQLLTHKLGGKVVPAGDAGNREYGQSTLTHTPSALFESTPDEQTVLMSHGDAVTEIPADFVRTGTSADCPYAAIENPDKHIYGIQFHPEVRHSVYGNDILRNFALNICKAKGDWSMDNFIDMQIQKIRETVGDKRVLLGLSGGVDSSVVGVLLQKAIGDQLICIFVDHGLLRKGEADQVMDMLGGKFGLNIVKADAAKRFLDKLAGVSDPEQKRKIIGNEFVYVFDDEASKLKDVKFLAQGTLYTDVIESGTDTAQTIKSHHNVGGLPEDMQFELIEPLNTLYKDEVRALGTELGMPDHIVWRQPFPGPGLAIRVMGEITEEKLETVRESDAILREEIAKAGLDRDIWQYFTVNTGVRSVGVMGDGRTYDYTIAIRAITSIDGMTADFAKIPWDVLQKISVRIVNEVDHVNRIVYDITSKPPATVEWE; translated from the coding sequence ATGAGCAACATTTCAACTGATTTGCAAGATGTCGAAAAAATCATCGTATTGGACTATGGTAGCCAATACAACCAGCTGATTTCACGCCGTATCCGTGAGATTGGCGTTTTTTCAGAACTAAAGAGCCATAAAATTTCAGCTACCGAAGTTCGTGAAATCAATCCTGTAGGAATTATTCTATCAGGTGGTCCAAACTCTGTATATGAAGATGGTTCATTCGATATTGACCCAGAAATCTTCGAACTTGGAATTCCAATTTTGGGAATCTGTTACGGTATGCAGTTATTGACCCATAAACTTGGAGGAAAAGTTGTTCCTGCAGGTGATGCTGGAAATCGTGAATACGGTCAATCAACCCTAACACATACACCATCAGCGCTTTTTGAATCAACACCTGATGAACAGACTGTTTTGATGAGCCATGGTGATGCGGTTACTGAAATTCCTGCTGACTTTGTTCGTACAGGTACATCAGCTGACTGCCCATACGCAGCCATCGAAAACCCAGATAAACACATTTACGGTATCCAATTCCACCCAGAAGTTCGTCATTCTGTATACGGAAATGATATTCTTCGTAACTTTGCCCTTAATATTTGTAAGGCTAAAGGTGACTGGTCAATGGATAACTTCATCGATATGCAGATCCAAAAAATTCGTGAAACCGTCGGTGATAAACGTGTCCTTCTTGGTCTATCAGGTGGGGTTGACTCATCTGTCGTTGGGGTTCTTCTCCAAAAAGCGATTGGCGATCAATTGATTTGTATCTTCGTGGATCATGGTCTTCTTCGTAAAGGAGAAGCGGACCAAGTTATGGACATGCTTGGTGGTAAGTTTGGTTTGAATATCGTCAAAGCAGACGCTGCTAAACGTTTCCTTGACAAACTTGCTGGCGTTTCTGACCCTGAACAAAAACGTAAAATCATCGGTAACGAGTTTGTCTATGTATTCGATGACGAAGCAAGCAAGCTCAAAGATGTGAAATTCCTTGCTCAAGGAACTCTTTATACAGACGTGATTGAGTCTGGTACGGATACAGCTCAGACGATCAAGTCACACCACAACGTGGGTGGTCTTCCAGAAGACATGCAGTTTGAATTGATTGAACCACTCAATACTCTTTATAAAGATGAGGTTCGTGCTCTTGGTACAGAACTTGGCATGCCAGACCATATCGTATGGCGCCAACCATTCCCAGGACCAGGTCTTGCGATCCGTGTCATGGGTGAAATTACTGAAGAGAAACTAGAAACTGTTCGTGAGTCAGACGCTATCCTGCGTGAGGAAATTGCTAAAGCTGGTCTTGACCGCGATATTTGGCAATATTTCACTGTCAACACAGGCGTTCGTTCAGTTGGTGTTATGGGTGACGGTCGTACGTATGACTACACAATTGCAATCCGTGCTATCACTTCTATCGATGGTATGACTGCTGACTTTGCCAAAATTCCTTGGGATGTCCTTCAAAAAATCTCTGTTCGTATCGTAAATGAAGTAGATCACGTTAACCGTATCGTCTACGATATTACAAGTAAACCACCTGCAACAGTAGAGTGGGAGTAG
- a CDS encoding peptidase U32 family protein translates to MTKTLKRPEVLSPAGTLEKLKVAVQYGADAVFIGGQAYGLRSRAGNFTFEQMEEGVQFAAKYGAKVYVAANMVMHEGNEAGAGEWFRKLRDIGIAAVIVSDPALIMIAATEAPGLEIHLSTQASATNYETLEFWKELGLTRVVLAREVSMEELAEIRKRTDVEIEAFVHGAMCISYSGRCTLSNHMSMRDANRGGCSQSCRWKYDLYDMPFGQERKSLKGEIPEEFSMSAVDMSMIDHIPDMIENGVDSLKIEGRMKSIHYVSTVTNCYKAAVDAYLESPEKFESIKQDLIDEMWKVAQRELATGFYYGTPSENEQLFGARRKIPEYKFVAEVVSYDDATQTATIRQRNVINEGDQVEFYGPGFRHFETYIEDLHDAKGNKIDRAPNPMELLTIKVPQPVQAGDMVRALKEGLINLYKEDGTSVTVRA, encoded by the coding sequence ATGACAAAAACATTAAAACGTCCTGAGGTTTTATCACCTGCAGGGACTTTAGAGAAGCTAAAGGTAGCTGTTCAATATGGAGCAGATGCTGTCTTTATCGGTGGTCAGGCCTATGGTCTCCGTAGTCGTGCAGGTAACTTTACCTTTGAACAGATGGAAGAAGGCGTCCAGTTTGCTGCCAAGTACGGTGCCAAAGTCTATGTAGCTGCCAACATGGTTATGCACGAAGGAAATGAAGCTGGTGCTGGTGAGTGGTTCCGTAAACTACGTGATATCGGAATCGCTGCAGTTATCGTGTCTGACCCAGCCTTGATTATGATTGCAGCGACTGAAGCGCCTGGTCTTGAAATCCACCTCTCTACCCAAGCAAGTGCGACTAACTATGAAACTCTTGAGTTCTGGAAAGAACTAGGCTTAACTCGTGTCGTTTTGGCGCGTGAGGTTTCAATGGAAGAATTGGCAGAAATTCGCAAACGTACAGATGTTGAGATTGAAGCCTTTGTCCATGGAGCTATGTGTATTTCATACTCTGGTCGTTGTACACTTTCAAACCACATGAGTATGCGTGATGCCAACCGTGGTGGATGTTCTCAGTCTTGCCGTTGGAAATACGACCTTTACGATATGCCATTTGGTCAAGAACGCAAGAGCTTGAAGGGTGAAATTCCAGAAGAATTTTCAATGTCAGCTGTTGACATGTCCATGATTGACCATATTCCAGATATGATTGAAAATGGTGTGGACAGTCTAAAAATCGAAGGACGTATGAAGTCTATTCACTACGTATCAACAGTAACCAACTGCTACAAGGCGGCTGTGGATGCCTATCTTGAAAGTCCTGAAAAGTTTGAATCTATCAAACAAGACTTGATTGATGAGATGTGGAAGGTTGCCCAACGTGAATTAGCAACAGGTTTCTACTATGGTACACCATCTGAAAATGAGCAGTTATTCGGTGCTCGTCGTAAAATTCCTGAGTACAAGTTTGTCGCTGAAGTGGTTTCCTATGATGACGCGACACAAACAGCAACCATTCGCCAACGGAACGTTATTAACGAAGGCGACCAAGTTGAGTTTTATGGTCCAGGTTTCCGTCATTTTGAAACTTATATTGAAGATTTGCACGATGCTAAAGGCAATAAAATCGACCGTGCTCCAAATCCAATGGAACTATTGACTATTAAGGTGCCTCAACCTGTTCAAGCAGGAGACATGGTTCGTGCATTAAAAGAAGGACTCATCAATCTCTACAAAGAAGATGGAACTAGTGTCACAGTTCGAGCTTAA
- a CDS encoding helix-turn-helix transcriptional regulator, whose product MAKNLKLKLARVELDLTQGQLAEAVGVTRQTIGLIEAGKYNPSLSLCQSICRCLGKSLDQLFWEEEDGK is encoded by the coding sequence GTGGCTAAAAATTTAAAATTAAAATTAGCTCGTGTAGAGCTTGATTTAACTCAAGGTCAACTGGCAGAGGCTGTGGGGGTGACGCGCCAGACTATTGGTTTGATAGAGGCGGGAAAATACAATCCCAGTCTCTCGCTCTGCCAGTCCATTTGCAGATGTTTAGGGAAAAGCCTAGACCAACTATTTTGGGAGGAAGAAGATGGTAAATAA
- a CDS encoding DUF6773 family protein, which produces MVNKFIHYQLLDEREEQLINKAGAESFSLFIGLVLLSYLVAVLAPSLFNPNFLVYTLIVGIFFFFNRARYLGVTYYSRFHFTILGCFFLTLAITALLMLQNYQFNIEIYQHNPLNVKYLSAWAITYVIYLPWVFIGNLGLKSYGEWAQKKFEQDMDELESGE; this is translated from the coding sequence ATGGTAAATAAATTTATTCATTATCAATTACTTGACGAAAGAGAAGAACAACTAATCAATAAAGCTGGGGCAGAATCCTTTTCCCTCTTTATTGGGCTGGTGCTTCTAAGCTATTTGGTGGCAGTGTTGGCTCCATCTCTTTTTAATCCGAATTTTCTAGTCTATACTCTGATAGTAGGAATTTTCTTCTTTTTCAATCGTGCCCGTTATCTGGGAGTGACCTACTATAGTCGTTTTCATTTTACGATTTTGGGTTGTTTTTTCCTAACCTTGGCTATTACGGCTCTTTTGATGTTGCAGAATTATCAATTCAACATAGAAATTTATCAGCACAATCCTTTGAACGTTAAATACCTATCTGCTTGGGCGATTACTTATGTCATTTACCTTCCATGGGTCTTTATTGGCAATCTTGGTCTGAAGAGCTATGGCGAATGGGCGCAGAAAAAATTTGAACAAGATATGGATGAACTGGAGAGTGGTGAATAG